The Benincasa hispida cultivar B227 chromosome 11, ASM972705v1, whole genome shotgun sequence genome has a segment encoding these proteins:
- the LOC120090100 gene encoding uncharacterized protein LOC120090100, with the protein MVLAERLKLVMPSIIAPSQSAFTEGRQILDPILIANEAVEDYRVKKKKGWILKLDMEKAFNRVDWDFLEKVLRNKNFSQKLIEWIMGCVKNPMFSVFIVDQGGEWLLQEA; encoded by the coding sequence ATGGTGTTGGCCGAGAGACTGAAATTGGTAATGCCTAGTATCATTGCTCCTTCCCAAAGTGCTTTCACAGAAGGAAGACAAATTTTAGATCCCATTCTTATTGCCAACGAAGCAGTAGAAGATTATCgtgtgaaaaagaaaaaagggtggATCCTTAAGCTCGACATGGAAAAGGCTTTCAACCGTGTTGACTGGGATTTTTTAGAAAAGGTGTTAAGAAACAAGAACTTCAGCCAGAAATTGATAGAATGGATTATGGGATGTGTCAAAAACCCAATGTTTTCAGTCTTCATTGTAGACCAAGGGGGAGAGTGGCTGCTACAAGAGgcataa
- the LOC120089680 gene encoding ATP-dependent Clp protease proteolytic subunit-related protein 4, chloroplastic, with translation MEVATTASSFALTKRISPLITSSHDRKSNRALSLSSSSLRTPPLSTNFLIPFAGGSVSGDFSGVKLRPSSLNTDSSPGSKGKRGVVTMVIPFSRGSAWEQPPPDLASYLYKNRIVYLGMSLVPSVTELILAEFLYLQYEDEAKPIYLYINSTGTTKGGEKLGYETEAFAIYDVMRYVKPPIFTLCVGNAWGEAALLLAAGAQGNRSALPSSTIMIKQPIARFQGQATDIELARKEVRNVKAELVKLYAKHIGKSTEEIEADIRRPKYFSPSEAVEYGIIDKVLYNERTTEDRGVVSDLKKAQLI, from the exons ATGGAGGTCGCCACCACTGCCTCCAGCTTCGCGCTTACCAAGCGAATATCGCCATTAATTACTTCTTCCCATGATAGAAAATCGAACCGGGCCTTGTCCTTGTCGTCCTCCTCTCTCAGAACGCCTCCGCTTTCCACTAATTTTCTCATCCCATTCGCCGGTGGCAGCGTCTCCGGGGACTTTTCCGGCGTGAAACTCCGGCCGTCATCGCTTAATACGGATTCTTCCCCTGGATCCAAGGGCAAACGGGGTGTTGTTACTATG GTTATTCCATTTTCAAGGGGAAGTGCATGGGAGCAACCTCCTCCAGATTTGGCATCTTATTTATACAAGAATCGAATTGTATACTTGGGCATGTCTCTTGTCCCTTCTGTCACAGAGTTGATACTTGCTGAATTTCTTTACCTTCAGTATGAGGATGAAGCAAAGCCTATTTATCTTTACATTAACTCCACGGGGACAACAAAG GGTGGCGAGAAGTTGGGCTATGAGACTGAAGCATTTGCTATATATGATGTTATGAG GTATGTTAAACCTCCTATATTCACATTATGCGTTGGTAACGCTTGGGGAGAAGCAGCACTTCTTTTGGCAGCTGGTGCTCAGGGAAACCGTTCTGCATTGCCCTCATCAACAATAATGATAAAGCAG CCAATTGCAAGGTTTCAGGGTCAAGCGACAGACATTGAGCTTGCTAGAAAAGAAGTACGGAATGTGAAGGCAGAACTG GTCAAGCTTTATGCCAAGCATATTGGAAAGTCGACTGAGGAGATTGAAGCTGATATCAGGCGGCCAAAATATTTTAGTCCCAGCGAAGCAGTTGAATATGGTATCATAGATAAG GTACTATACAATGAAAGAACAACCGAAGACCGAGGAGTTGTATCTGACCTGAAAAAGGCACAACTTATTTAG